DNA sequence from the Antarctobacter heliothermus genome:
AGAACCTTGCGGTTGTTCACCCGGATCAAATAGTCGCCGCGCGGAATCCCGACCTTTTCCAACGTATCCGACAGCATCGCGCAGATCTCGGCATCCGCCGCCACGCTTGCCGCACCCACCGTATCCGCGTCGCACTGATAGAACTGCCGATACCGCCCCGGTCCCGGCTTTTCATTGCGCCAGACCGGCCCCATCGCATAGCGCCGATAGGGCAAAGGCAACTCGTTGCGGTGCTGCGCATAGACCCGCGCCAAAGGCGCCGTCAGGTCATACCGCAGCGCCATCCATCCGTCGTCTTCATCCTGCCAGGCAAACACACCCTCGTTCGGGCGGTCCACATCGGGCAGGAACTTGCCCAGCGCCTCGACGGTTTCGACAGCCGCACTTTCCAGCGCCTCGAACCCGTATTGATGATAGACCCCGGCGATAATCTGCAACATCTCCGCCCGCTCTGTCACCTCCGGGCCAAAGTAGTCCCGGAATCCCTTCGGCGTCTGCGCCTTGGGGCGAGGAGATTTCTTCTCTTTGGCCATGGATCGTCCCCGGTTGTCGCTGCGTTTGCGCTTCCTCTAGCCCTTCGGCTGCAAAGGGGCAAGCACACCCCCTTGCAGCTTCTTCTCTGTGAAAATACTCACACACGAAGCCAGCAAAGGGGCAACCGCCATGAACGACAGAACCGACCTGCTCGAAGAACGCCTCGCCTACGCGATGCGCACCCTCGACGACCTGTCCGATACGGTCGCCCGGCAAGACCGTGAAATCGCCCGCTTGACCGCCCGGGTCGAGATGATGCTGCAACGTGAGGCCACGCGGGAATCCGAAGGCACCGGCGGCATCGTGCTGGGCGATGAACGCCCGCCGCACTACTGACGCGCGCCCGCATGGGACGGCGGGCGGGGCGATATGCGGTCCCGCAGGGCCGCAGGAGCGCCGTGCGGCGTCCCCGCCTAATTTTTCAGATCGACGGCCTCCACTTCACCGTCGTGCAGCAGGATGTTCTTCCAGCGCGGGTTGCTACCGAACCGCTCATAGACGCTGACAAAAACCGTATCGCGCGCCAATGTGCGCATCTTGCTGCCGCAGGGCTTGCCCTTGCGGACGCGGCACACCCGGCTTTTGACCTTTTCATAGGCCGCATCTGTCGAGGACACCGGCAGTTCCGCGCCGGACGGCCCATAGTGCAACTGCTCATAGCTCTCGGGCGCGCCAAAGATCACCAATGCCGCCGTGAATTGCCGCGCACAGCGATCCTTGAACCCTGTCAGGTAAAACGTCCGCGGCGTAGTTGTGCCCGGAACGCTGTCATACAGGACGTATTGACTGCCCTTTTCGGGATAACCTTCGATCTTCTTGCCCAGCTTGCGGTTCGGCACACCGCAGACCCGGGCAAGCTCGCCATAAGGCAGGGTAACACCCAAGGACACTTCTCGCGCGTCAGGCGCTCCGGGACGGGGTAGTCGCCCCGGCGCATCATCATCGCCCGTGGCCGCCGCCGCCTTGGCACCAAAGAGTCCCAACAACCCGCGCTGCGGTGCGTCATCGGTCACGGGCGCGCGCGGCGCGTCTGGCGCCAGCACGTCCGCTTGCCCGGCGTCATCGGCCAAAGGCACGTCACTGTAGCGTGGGACATCGGACAACGGATCGCCACAGCCTGCCAGCAACAGCCCCAGACAAAGGCCCAGACCCAAGGTCACTCCGGCTTTTGAAACGCCTGCGCGCATGTCGTTCTCCCGGCAAATCCACGGGTTTGTAGCGCGTGCAAGGGGCCCGCGTCCACCATCCGTCACGCCAACAGGCTGAGTTCAGCCCGCAACAGCCTCAAATTTCCTCAACCGCAAGCACCCCGTCCAGCGATTTCACCGCGCCCTTGATCTCGGGCGTCACCGGATAATCCAGCCCCGCGTCCAGTTCCACCTCACCCGGCAACGCCGGATCGTTGAGGCAGAGCGTGATCGGCCCGCGCGCAGCCTTGGGCATCTGTTCCGCCGCCCGCCCGAGGACGTTTGCGATATGACCAAAGGCATCCGCCGTCTCAACAAAGATGCGCAGTCCGGTCACGCCAGCGCCGGCCACGATCACATCCACCGGCGCAACAGACCGGCCCAGCAGTTTCAACTGGTCCGATTCCATGGTCGCCTCGACCGTGACCAAAACCTTGGCCCCGCTTTCTAGAAATTCACGCGATGCCTCCAGAGCCTCTGAAAACAGCGTGACCTCAAAGGCCCCGGTCGGGTCCGACATCTGGCAAAAGGCAAAGCGGTTGCCACGCGCCGACTTGCGTTCCTGCCGACCGGCAACCACCCCTGCCAGCTTGGCCACCATCGCGCCATTGCCCTGTACCTTGTGGGTCAATTCATCCAAAGTCATGAAGGCCCCCGTGCGCTCCACCCGGCGCAGGCGCGGCATGTAATCGTCCAGCGGATGCCCCGACAGATAAAAACCCACGGCCTTGAACTCTTCGGCCAACCGCTCGGCGGGCAGCCAATCGGCAACCGGCGACAGGCGCGGTTCCGGCAGATCCTCGCCGGCCTCACCAAACAGCGACACCTGCGCGCTGGCCTTTTGTTCGTGGATCGCCGCCGAATAAGCCACCAGCGCATCGAGCGAGTCAAAGATCCGCCGCCGGTTCGAATCCAGCACGTCAAAACATCCGGCCCGTGCCATCATTTCCAGCGGCCGCTTGCCGACCTTTTTCAAGTCTACACGCCGTGCGAAATCAAAGATCGTGGCATAGGGCCTATCCTCGCGCGCGGCGGCCACCATCCGCATGACCTCCAGCCCGACGTTCTTTAGCGCGCCCAACGCATAGACCAACTCGCCATTCACCACATCGAATGTCGCCTGAGAGCGGTTC
Encoded proteins:
- a CDS encoding SlyX family protein, which translates into the protein MNDRTDLLEERLAYAMRTLDDLSDTVARQDREIARLTARVEMMLQREATRESEGTGGIVLGDERPPHY